From a single Populus trichocarpa isolate Nisqually-1 chromosome 17, P.trichocarpa_v4.1, whole genome shotgun sequence genomic region:
- the LOC7484570 gene encoding sister chromatid cohesion protein SCC2 isoform X4, producing the protein MRIGKLRLTTWSGWNFMKRFFAAILMHSSKGQISGNAAFESKRIELSVPVSFQAQRDYDGFQNHQPKYTPNDIASSLRKPKVKKKGSDDISAVIQPDPAELQDATIGSFCDMLEDFCGRAEVPGDDREEAEWLSLPAADLRKLVNEITSLRAKKLLNLIPVEVLVRLLRVLDHQIHRAEGLSIDECEHSDSEVVSYVFCALESIHAALAVMAHNNMPKQLYKEEIIERILEFSKHQIMDVMSAYDPSYRALHRPSENGAPEGYEDEEPDPDYGSANKKRRTVKSVRVKKSSSNRVSGAVNTILQKLCTILGLLKDLLLIERLSDSCILQLVRTSFTTFLVDNIQLLQMKAIGLICGIFYSYIQHRPYIIDEIVQLLWKLPSSKRALRAYHLPDEEQRQIQMVTALLIQLVQSSANLPDALRQASSGNSILEVSLDASYPIKSHEAATETCCLFWTRVLQRFTTVKNQDASELKVMMENLVTDLLTTLNLPEYPSSSPILEVLCVLLLQNAGLKSKDVSARSMAIDFLGTIAARLKQDALICSGNKFWILQELSCGDDVDLSFPKDACCVCLDGRVENRLFMCPGCRRLFHADCVGEREHEAPNRSWHCMICLCKNQLLVLQSYSDSHYKDEEKKDNIRSKNNSDASDTVTKAEIVQQMLLNYLQDVVTADDAYLFVRWFYLCLWYKDDPKSKQKFMYHLTRLKSNLIVRDSGTAFSLLTRDSVKKIALALGQNSSFCRGFDKILHMLLASLRENSPVIRAKALRAVSIIVEADPDVLRDKRVQLAVEGRFCDSAISVREAALELVGRHIASHPDVGLQYFEKVAERIKDTGVSVRKRAIKIIRDMCISNPNFTQFTTACIEIISRVSDDESSIQDLVCKTFYEFWFEEPSGLRTQFFGDGSSVPLEVAKKTEQIVEMLRRMPSHQLLVTVIKRNLALDFFPQSAKAVGINPVSLASVRKRCELMCKCLLERILQVEEMNSDEVELCTLPYVLALHAFCVVDPTLCAPASDPSQFVVTLQPYLKSQVDDRAIAQLLESIIFIIDSVLPLIRKLPQSVVEELEQDLKQMIVRHSFLTVVHACIKCLCSLSKVAAKGASVVEYLIQVFFKRLDAQGIDNKQLAGRSLFCLGLLIRYGNSLLSISNNKNIDVASSLSLFKKHLLMEDFGIKVRSLQALGFVLIARPEFMLEKDIGKILEATLSSGSHVRLKMQALQNMHEYLLDAESQMDTDKTNSVAHHPVEGSNSVPVAAGAGDTNICGGIVQLYWDHILGRCLDFNEQVRQTALKIVEVVLRQGLVHPITCVPYLIALETDPQELNSKLAHHLLMNMNEKYPAFFESRLGDGLQLSFIFMKSIVNISPEIPNQKLQSKTAGNLKGKPEGGSLSQARLGVSRIYKLIRGNRVSRNKFMSSIVRKFDNPSRSDSVIPFLVYCTEMLALLPFTLPDEPLYLIYVINRVIQVRAGALEANMKGLILHFSQRNARMVNENRFIQRELVEPVSHHMDMNGTIQPKPDGQPDHSPLRSFDLNGTVQEQPADHAVLNSSVSRYPKMERVSSGESVGISKDDVEKIQVDCLAATALELLLKLKRHLKIVYGLNDARCQAFSPTEPPKPGEAFSRQNIPFDMSQTGTSLPSTYQDLVQRYQEFKGALKEDTVDYSTYTANIKRKRPAPRKVKSGRVMGDDEDDDEDDDWASGGRRPGSGRKGNSSRSRHRQ; encoded by the exons ATGAGAATAGGGAAACTGCGTCTGACAACGTGGAGCGGTTGGAACTTTATGAAGAGGTTCTTCGCTGCAATCCTGATGCATTCGA GTAAGGGGCAAATTTCTGGAAATGCAGCATTTGAAAGCAAGCGCATTGAGCTAAGTGTACCTGTTTCGTTTCAAGCACAAAGAGATTATGATGGATTTCAAAATCACCAACCGAAATACACCCCTAAT GACATTGCCTCATCTCTGAGGAAACCAAAAGTCAAGAAAAAAGGCAGTGATGACATTTCAGCAGTGATTCAGCCAGATCCTGCTGAGCTTCAAG ATGCAACAATTGGAAGCTTCTGTGATATGTTGGAAGACTTTTGTGGAAGAGCTGAAGTTCCTGGTGATGATCGGGAAGAAGCAGAGTGGTTATCGTTGCCTGCTGCTGACCTCAGAAAGCTTGTGAATGAAATAACATCGTTACGTGcaaaaaagcttttaaatttgatccccGTAGAAGTTCTTGTAAGACTCTTGAGGGTTCTGGATCACCAAATACATCGAGCTGAAGGCTTATCCATTGATGAATGTGAACAT TCAGATTCAGAAGTAGTCTCCTATGTCTTCTGTGCCCTGGAGTCTATTCATGCAGCTCTAGCTGTAATGGCGCATAATAACATGCCAAAGCAGCTGTATAAAGAAGAG ATTATTGAAAGAATTTTGGAGTTCTCTAAGCATCAAATAATGGATGTGATGTCTGCTTATGATCCATCATATCGTGCTTTGCATAGGCCTAGTGAAAATGGGGCACCTGAAG GTTATGAAGACGAAGAGCCTGACCCTGACTATGGTTCAGCTAACAAGAAACGGCGAACTGTAAAGAGTGTAAGAGTGAAGAAGTCATCATCCAACAG GGTCTCTGGTGCTGTGAATACTATACTACAAAAACTGTGCACAATACTCGGTTTACTGAAGGATTTGTTGTTGATAGAGAGGTTATCTGATAGTTGCATTCTACAACTGGTGAGGACAAGCTTTACGACTTTTTTGGTGGACAATATCCAACTTTTGCAGATGAAGGCTATTGGGTTAATCTGTGGG ATATTCTATTCATACATACAGCATCGTCCATACATCATAGACGAAATAGTTCAGCTACTCTGGAAGTTACCATCCTCAAAGCGAGCACTCAGAGCCTATCACCTGCCTGATGAAGAACAGAGGCAGATTCAGATGGTCACTGCTTTACTGATTCAGTTGGTTCAGAGCAGTGCAAACCTTCCTGATGCTTTGAGGCAAGCATCGAGTGGTAATTCCATCTTAGAAGTCTCTTTGGATGCTAGTTATCCTATCAAGTCCCACGAAGCAGCCACAGAGACCTGCTGTCTTTTCTGGACCCGAGTTCTCCAGCGCTTCACAACTGTCAAGAATCAAGATGCTTCTGAACTGAAAGTGATGATGGAGAATCTTGTTACAGATCTACTAACAACTCTCAACTTACCAGAATACCCTTCTTCGTCTCCCATTCTGGAG GTTCTTTGTGTCTTACTACTTCAGAATGCTGGACTGAAATCCAAGGACGTCTCTGCACGTTCCATGGCCATTGATTTTCTGGGCACCATTGCAGCAAGGTTAAAGCAGGATGCACTTATTTGTAGTGGGAACAAATTTTGGATATTGCAGGAACTGAGTTGTGGGGATGATGTGGATCTGAGTTTCCCAAAAGATGCATGCTGTGTTTGCTTAGATGGAAGGGTGGAGAACAGGTTGTTTATGTGTCCGGGTTGTCGCAGATTGTTTCATGCTGATTGCGTGGGAGAGAGAGAACATGAAGCTCCTAATCGAAGCTGGCACTGTATGATTTGCCTCTGCAAGAATCAACTTCTTGTGTTACAATCTTACAGCGATTCACATTACAAGGATGAGGAAAAAAAGGATAATATCCGGTCAAAGAACAATTCGGATGCTTCAGATACAGTAACAAAAGCTGAAATTGTTCAACAAATGCTTTTAAATTACCTCCAAGATGTTGTAACTGCTGATGATGCATACCTCTTTGTTCGCTG GTTTTATCTGTGCTTGTGGTACAAGGATGACCCGAAATCTAAACAAAAGTTTATGTACCATCTCACTAGACTGAAATCAAACCTTATTGTGCGTGATTCTGGGACTGCATTTTCATTGTTGACGAGGGATTCTGTTAAGAAGATTGCTTTAGCATTGGGACAAAATAGTTCTTTTTGTAGAGGGTTCGATAAGATTCTTCATATGCTTTTG GCAAGTTTGAGGGAGAATTCTCCTGTAATTAGGGCCAAGGCATTACGAGCA GTCAGTATTATTGTAGAAGCTGATCCTGATGTATTACGTGACAAGCGAGTACAATTGGCTGTTGAAGGAAGATTTTGTGATTCAGCAATATCTGTGAGAGAAGCTGCATTGGAACTTGTCGGTAGGCATATTGCTTCACACCCTGATGTCGGTCTGCAG TATTTTGAGAAGGTTGCTGAAAGGATTAAAGATACTGGAGTGAGTGTGAGAAAACGAGCTATCAAAATCATCAGAGACATGTGCATTTCAAATCCAAACTTCACTCAATTTACAACTGCATGTATTGAGATCATATCCCGTGTCAGTGATGACGAATCCAGTATTCAG GATCTTGTCTGCAAAACATTTTATGAGTTTTGGTTCGAGGAACCTTCTGGATTGCGAACACAATTTTTTGGAGATGGCAGTTCTGTGCCACTGGAGGTGGCTAAGAAGACTGAGCAAATTGTTGAGATGTTGAGGAGGATGCCAAGTCATCAGCTTCTTGTCACAGTCATCAAGCGCAATCTAGCCCTTGACTTTTTCCCTCAATCAGCTAAAGCTGTTGGGATCAACCCTGTGTCACTTGCATCAGTGCGCAAGCGCTGTGAGTTGATGTGCAAGTGCTTACTGGAAAGAATACTGCAg GTAGAGGAAATGAATAGTGATGAAGTGGAGCTCTGCACACTTCCTTATGTGCTTGCATTGCATGCATTTTGTGTTGTTGATCCAACGCTTTGTGCACCTGCTTCTGATCCCTCCCAGTTCGTTGTTACTCTACAGCCATATCTCAAGAGTCAG GTTGATGACCGAGCTATTGCACAATTATTGGAGAGTATAATCTTTATAATTGATTCTGTTCTTCCCTTAATCCGAAAGCTGCCTCAAAGTGTTGTTGAAGAACTAGAGCAAGATCTGAAGCAAATGATTGTTCGACATTCGTTTTTGACAGTGGTCCATGCTTGCATCAA GTGTCTTTGTTCTTTGAGTAAAGTAGCAGCAAAGGGTGCTAGTGTAGTTGAGTATCTTATTCAGGTTTTTTTCAAACGTTTGGATGCTCAAGGAATCGATAACAAGCAG CTAGCAGGCCGCTCTTTGTTCTGTCTTGGATTGCTTATTCGCTATGGAAACTCTTTGCTGAGTATctccaacaacaaaaatattgatgttgCGAGCAGTCTCAGTTTGTTTAAAAAGCATCTCCTTATGGAGGATTTCGGTATAAAAGTCAGGTCTTTGCAG GCATTAGGATTTGTTCTTATTGCTAGGCCTGAGTTTATGCTGGAAAAGGACATTGGGAAAATATTGGAGGCAACTTTATCTTCTGGTTCTCATGTTCGTCTTAAG ATGCAAGCTTTGCAAAATATGCATGAATATCTTCTGGATGCTGAAAGCCAAATGGACACAGATAAGACTAATAGTGTAGCTCATCATCCTGTAGAAGGGAGCAACAGTGTACCTGTTGCTGCTGGTGCAGGTGATACTAACATCTGTGGTGGTATAGTCCAGCTGTATTGGGATCATATTTTGGGAAGGTGCTTGGACTTCAACGAACAAGTTCGCCAGACTGCCCTTAAG ATTGTGGAAGTAGTACTACGCCAGGGTCTGGTCCATCCTATAACCTGTGTTCCATATCTAATAGCATTGGAAACGGATCCTCAAGAGTTAAACTCAAAATTAGCCCACCATTTGCTGATGAATATGAATGAGAA GTATCCTGCTTTTTTTGAAAGCCGATTGGGTGATGGCCTTCAGCTGTCATTTATATTCATGAAATCTATCGTTAATATTTCTCCTGAAATTCCAAACCAAAAACTCCAATCTAAGACTGCTGGAAATCTCAAGGGAAAACCTGAAGGTGGCTCCCTATCTCAAGCAAGGCTTGGGGTTTCTCGGATATACAAGCTTATTCGCGGAAACCGAGTTTCAAGGAACAAATTTATGTCCTCAATTGTGCGAAAATTTGACAATCCAAGCCGGAGTGATTCAGTGATTCCTTTTTTAGT GTACTGCACGGAAATGCTTGCTTTGCTGCCATTTACTTTACCTGATGAACCTCTGTATttgatttatgttataaatcGAGTTATTCAAGTAAGAGCAGGGGCACTTGAAGCAAATATGAAGGGACTAATCTTACATTTTTCCCAAAGAAATGCTCGAATGGTTAATGAAAATCGGTTCATTCAAAGGGAACTTGTGGAGCCTGTTTCCCATCACATGGACATGAATGGTACAATTCAACCAAAGCCAGATGGTCAGCCTGATCACAGTCCTTTGAGATCATTTGATCTGAACGGAACAGTTCAAGAACAGCCTGCTGATCATGCAGTTCTAAACTCTAGTGTCTCAAGATATCCAAAGATGGAGCGTGTGAGCTCTGGTGAGTCCGTAGGCATCTCCAAAGATGATGTGGAGAAAATTCAG GTTGACTGCCTCGCAGCAACTGCTTTGGAGCTTCTTTTGAAGCTCAAGAGACACCTGAAAATTGTGTATGGCCTTAATGATGCTCGGTGCCAG GCTTTTTCTCCCACTGAACCCCCAAAGCCAGGAGAGGCTTTCTCAAGGCAGAACATTCCTTTTGACATGAGTCAAACAGGCACCAGTTTGCCGTCCACCTATCAAGATTTGGTTCAGAGATATCAG GAATTCAAGGGAGCCTTAAAGGAGGATACTGTCGATTACTCAACGTACACAGCAAATATCAAGAGGAAACGACCTGCCCCAAGAAAGGTGAAATCTGGACGTGTGATGGGAGACGATGAAGACGACGATGAAGACGACGACTGGGCATCCGGGGGTCGGAGGCCGGGCAGTGGCAGGAAAGGCAACAGCAGTAGAAGTAGGCACCGGCAATAG
- the LOC7484570 gene encoding sister chromatid cohesion protein SCC2 isoform X3, with translation MSNSNSNPSGSGSVPRGIGLSNSIHSEVAPCLPLPSLPVFCGASDPELRLFDGASARNSNFWFLNRNEILSQSSRIADLLRQTDVSYLTLRDENRETASDNVERLELYEEVLRCNPDAFDFSGKGQISGNAAFESKRIELSVPVSFQAQRDYDGFQNHQPKYTPNDIASSLRKPKVKKKGSDDISAVIQPDPAELQDATIGSFCDMLEDFCGRAEVPGDDREEAEWLSLPAADLRKLVNEITSLRAKKLLNLIPVEVLVRLLRVLDHQIHRAEGLSIDECEHSDSEVVSYVFCALESIHAALAVMAHNNMPKQLYKEEIIERILEFSKHQIMDVMSAYDPSYRALHRPSENGAPEGYEDEEPDPDYGSANKKRRTVKSVRVKKSSSNRVSGAVNTILQKLCTILGLLKDLLLIERLSDSCILQLVRTSFTTFLVDNIQLLQMKAIGLICGIFYSYIQHRPYIIDEIVQLLWKLPSSKRALRAYHLPDEEQRQIQMVTALLIQLVQSSANLPDALRQASSGNSILEVSLDASYPIKSHEAATETCCLFWTRVLQRFTTVKNQDASELKVMMENLVTDLLTTLNLPEYPSSSPILEVLCVLLLQNAGLKSKDVSARSMAIDFLGTIAARLKQDALICSGNKFWILQELSCGDDVDLSFPKDACCVCLDGRVENRLFMCPGCRRLFHADCVGEREHEAPNRSWHCMICLCKNQLLVLQSYSDSHYKDEEKKDNIRSKNNSDASDTVTKAEIVQQMLLNYLQDVVTADDAYLFVRWFYLCLWYKDDPKSKQKFMYHLTRLKSNLIVRDSGTAFSLLTRDSVKKIALALGQNSSFCRGFDKILHMLLASLRENSPVIRAKALRAVSIIVEADPDVLRDKRVQLAVEGRFCDSAISVREAALELVGRHIASHPDVGLQYFEKVAERIKDTGVSVRKRAIKIIRDMCISNPNFTQFTTACIEIISRVSDDESSIQDLVCKTFYEFWFEEPSGLRTQFFGDGSSVPLEVAKKTEQIVEMLRRMPSHQLLVTVIKRNLALDFFPQSAKAVGINPVSLASVRKRCELMCKCLLERILQVEEMNSDEVELCTLPYVLALHAFCVVDPTLCAPASDPSQFVVTLQPYLKSQVDDRAIAQLLESIIFIIDSVLPLIRKLPQSVVEELEQDLKQMIVRHSFLTVVHACIKCLCSLSKVAAKGASVVEYLIQVFFKRLDAQGIDNKQLAGRSLFCLGLLIRYGNSLLSISNNKNIDVASSLSLFKKHLLMEDFGIKVRSLQALGFVLIARPEFMLEKDIGKILEATLSSGSHVRLKMQALQNMHEYLLDAESQMDTDKTNSVAHHPVEGSNSVPVAAGAGDTNICGGIVQLYWDHILGRCLDFNEQVRQTALKIVEVVLRQGLVHPITCVPYLIALETDPQELNSKLAHHLLMNMNEKYPAFFESRLGDGLQLSFIFMKSIVNISPEIPNQKLQSKTAGNLKGKPEGGSLSQARLGVSRIYKLIRGNRVSRNKFMSSIVRKFDNPSRSDSVIPFLVYCTEMLALLPFTLPDEPLYLIYVINRVIQVRAGALEANMKGLILHFSQRNARMVNENRFIQRELVEPVSHHMDMNGTIQPKPDGQPDHSPLRSFDLNGTVQEQPADHAVLNSSVSRYPKMERVSSGESVGISKDDVEKIQVDCLAATALELLLKLKRHLKIVYGLNDARCQAFSPTEPPKPGEAFSRQNIPFDMSQTGTSLPSTYQDLVQRYQEFKGALKEDTVDYSTYTANIKRKRPAPRKVKSGRVMGDDEDDDEDDDWASGGRRPGSGRKGNSSRSRHRQ, from the exons ATGagcaattcaaattcaaatccaaGCGGTTCGGGTTCGGTTCCTAGAGGAATCGGCCTGTCCAACAGCATACACTCTGAAGTAGCGCCGTGTTTGCCTTTGCCTTCGCTTCCTGTTTTCTGTGGCGCTTCGGATCCGGAGCTCCGGTTGTTCGACGGAGCTAGTGCTAGAAATAGTAATTTCTGGTTTTTGAATCGAAATGAAATTCTGTCTCAGTCTTCCAGAATCGCTGATCTGCTTCGTCAAACCGACGTATCCTACCT GACACTTAGAGATGAGAATAGGGAAACTGCGTCTGACAACGTGGAGCGGTTGGAACTTTATGAAGAGGTTCTTCGCTGCAATCCTGATGCATTCGA TTTCTCAGGTAAGGGGCAAATTTCTGGAAATGCAGCATTTGAAAGCAAGCGCATTGAGCTAAGTGTACCTGTTTCGTTTCAAGCACAAAGAGATTATGATGGATTTCAAAATCACCAACCGAAATACACCCCTAAT GACATTGCCTCATCTCTGAGGAAACCAAAAGTCAAGAAAAAAGGCAGTGATGACATTTCAGCAGTGATTCAGCCAGATCCTGCTGAGCTTCAAG ATGCAACAATTGGAAGCTTCTGTGATATGTTGGAAGACTTTTGTGGAAGAGCTGAAGTTCCTGGTGATGATCGGGAAGAAGCAGAGTGGTTATCGTTGCCTGCTGCTGACCTCAGAAAGCTTGTGAATGAAATAACATCGTTACGTGcaaaaaagcttttaaatttgatccccGTAGAAGTTCTTGTAAGACTCTTGAGGGTTCTGGATCACCAAATACATCGAGCTGAAGGCTTATCCATTGATGAATGTGAACAT TCAGATTCAGAAGTAGTCTCCTATGTCTTCTGTGCCCTGGAGTCTATTCATGCAGCTCTAGCTGTAATGGCGCATAATAACATGCCAAAGCAGCTGTATAAAGAAGAG ATTATTGAAAGAATTTTGGAGTTCTCTAAGCATCAAATAATGGATGTGATGTCTGCTTATGATCCATCATATCGTGCTTTGCATAGGCCTAGTGAAAATGGGGCACCTGAAG GTTATGAAGACGAAGAGCCTGACCCTGACTATGGTTCAGCTAACAAGAAACGGCGAACTGTAAAGAGTGTAAGAGTGAAGAAGTCATCATCCAACAG GGTCTCTGGTGCTGTGAATACTATACTACAAAAACTGTGCACAATACTCGGTTTACTGAAGGATTTGTTGTTGATAGAGAGGTTATCTGATAGTTGCATTCTACAACTGGTGAGGACAAGCTTTACGACTTTTTTGGTGGACAATATCCAACTTTTGCAGATGAAGGCTATTGGGTTAATCTGTGGG ATATTCTATTCATACATACAGCATCGTCCATACATCATAGACGAAATAGTTCAGCTACTCTGGAAGTTACCATCCTCAAAGCGAGCACTCAGAGCCTATCACCTGCCTGATGAAGAACAGAGGCAGATTCAGATGGTCACTGCTTTACTGATTCAGTTGGTTCAGAGCAGTGCAAACCTTCCTGATGCTTTGAGGCAAGCATCGAGTGGTAATTCCATCTTAGAAGTCTCTTTGGATGCTAGTTATCCTATCAAGTCCCACGAAGCAGCCACAGAGACCTGCTGTCTTTTCTGGACCCGAGTTCTCCAGCGCTTCACAACTGTCAAGAATCAAGATGCTTCTGAACTGAAAGTGATGATGGAGAATCTTGTTACAGATCTACTAACAACTCTCAACTTACCAGAATACCCTTCTTCGTCTCCCATTCTGGAG GTTCTTTGTGTCTTACTACTTCAGAATGCTGGACTGAAATCCAAGGACGTCTCTGCACGTTCCATGGCCATTGATTTTCTGGGCACCATTGCAGCAAGGTTAAAGCAGGATGCACTTATTTGTAGTGGGAACAAATTTTGGATATTGCAGGAACTGAGTTGTGGGGATGATGTGGATCTGAGTTTCCCAAAAGATGCATGCTGTGTTTGCTTAGATGGAAGGGTGGAGAACAGGTTGTTTATGTGTCCGGGTTGTCGCAGATTGTTTCATGCTGATTGCGTGGGAGAGAGAGAACATGAAGCTCCTAATCGAAGCTGGCACTGTATGATTTGCCTCTGCAAGAATCAACTTCTTGTGTTACAATCTTACAGCGATTCACATTACAAGGATGAGGAAAAAAAGGATAATATCCGGTCAAAGAACAATTCGGATGCTTCAGATACAGTAACAAAAGCTGAAATTGTTCAACAAATGCTTTTAAATTACCTCCAAGATGTTGTAACTGCTGATGATGCATACCTCTTTGTTCGCTG GTTTTATCTGTGCTTGTGGTACAAGGATGACCCGAAATCTAAACAAAAGTTTATGTACCATCTCACTAGACTGAAATCAAACCTTATTGTGCGTGATTCTGGGACTGCATTTTCATTGTTGACGAGGGATTCTGTTAAGAAGATTGCTTTAGCATTGGGACAAAATAGTTCTTTTTGTAGAGGGTTCGATAAGATTCTTCATATGCTTTTG GCAAGTTTGAGGGAGAATTCTCCTGTAATTAGGGCCAAGGCATTACGAGCA GTCAGTATTATTGTAGAAGCTGATCCTGATGTATTACGTGACAAGCGAGTACAATTGGCTGTTGAAGGAAGATTTTGTGATTCAGCAATATCTGTGAGAGAAGCTGCATTGGAACTTGTCGGTAGGCATATTGCTTCACACCCTGATGTCGGTCTGCAG TATTTTGAGAAGGTTGCTGAAAGGATTAAAGATACTGGAGTGAGTGTGAGAAAACGAGCTATCAAAATCATCAGAGACATGTGCATTTCAAATCCAAACTTCACTCAATTTACAACTGCATGTATTGAGATCATATCCCGTGTCAGTGATGACGAATCCAGTATTCAG GATCTTGTCTGCAAAACATTTTATGAGTTTTGGTTCGAGGAACCTTCTGGATTGCGAACACAATTTTTTGGAGATGGCAGTTCTGTGCCACTGGAGGTGGCTAAGAAGACTGAGCAAATTGTTGAGATGTTGAGGAGGATGCCAAGTCATCAGCTTCTTGTCACAGTCATCAAGCGCAATCTAGCCCTTGACTTTTTCCCTCAATCAGCTAAAGCTGTTGGGATCAACCCTGTGTCACTTGCATCAGTGCGCAAGCGCTGTGAGTTGATGTGCAAGTGCTTACTGGAAAGAATACTGCAg GTAGAGGAAATGAATAGTGATGAAGTGGAGCTCTGCACACTTCCTTATGTGCTTGCATTGCATGCATTTTGTGTTGTTGATCCAACGCTTTGTGCACCTGCTTCTGATCCCTCCCAGTTCGTTGTTACTCTACAGCCATATCTCAAGAGTCAG GTTGATGACCGAGCTATTGCACAATTATTGGAGAGTATAATCTTTATAATTGATTCTGTTCTTCCCTTAATCCGAAAGCTGCCTCAAAGTGTTGTTGAAGAACTAGAGCAAGATCTGAAGCAAATGATTGTTCGACATTCGTTTTTGACAGTGGTCCATGCTTGCATCAA GTGTCTTTGTTCTTTGAGTAAAGTAGCAGCAAAGGGTGCTAGTGTAGTTGAGTATCTTATTCAGGTTTTTTTCAAACGTTTGGATGCTCAAGGAATCGATAACAAGCAG CTAGCAGGCCGCTCTTTGTTCTGTCTTGGATTGCTTATTCGCTATGGAAACTCTTTGCTGAGTATctccaacaacaaaaatattgatgttgCGAGCAGTCTCAGTTTGTTTAAAAAGCATCTCCTTATGGAGGATTTCGGTATAAAAGTCAGGTCTTTGCAG GCATTAGGATTTGTTCTTATTGCTAGGCCTGAGTTTATGCTGGAAAAGGACATTGGGAAAATATTGGAGGCAACTTTATCTTCTGGTTCTCATGTTCGTCTTAAG ATGCAAGCTTTGCAAAATATGCATGAATATCTTCTGGATGCTGAAAGCCAAATGGACACAGATAAGACTAATAGTGTAGCTCATCATCCTGTAGAAGGGAGCAACAGTGTACCTGTTGCTGCTGGTGCAGGTGATACTAACATCTGTGGTGGTATAGTCCAGCTGTATTGGGATCATATTTTGGGAAGGTGCTTGGACTTCAACGAACAAGTTCGCCAGACTGCCCTTAAG ATTGTGGAAGTAGTACTACGCCAGGGTCTGGTCCATCCTATAACCTGTGTTCCATATCTAATAGCATTGGAAACGGATCCTCAAGAGTTAAACTCAAAATTAGCCCACCATTTGCTGATGAATATGAATGAGAA GTATCCTGCTTTTTTTGAAAGCCGATTGGGTGATGGCCTTCAGCTGTCATTTATATTCATGAAATCTATCGTTAATATTTCTCCTGAAATTCCAAACCAAAAACTCCAATCTAAGACTGCTGGAAATCTCAAGGGAAAACCTGAAGGTGGCTCCCTATCTCAAGCAAGGCTTGGGGTTTCTCGGATATACAAGCTTATTCGCGGAAACCGAGTTTCAAGGAACAAATTTATGTCCTCAATTGTGCGAAAATTTGACAATCCAAGCCGGAGTGATTCAGTGATTCCTTTTTTAGT GTACTGCACGGAAATGCTTGCTTTGCTGCCATTTACTTTACCTGATGAACCTCTGTATttgatttatgttataaatcGAGTTATTCAAGTAAGAGCAGGGGCACTTGAAGCAAATATGAAGGGACTAATCTTACATTTTTCCCAAAGAAATGCTCGAATGGTTAATGAAAATCGGTTCATTCAAAGGGAACTTGTGGAGCCTGTTTCCCATCACATGGACATGAATGGTACAATTCAACCAAAGCCAGATGGTCAGCCTGATCACAGTCCTTTGAGATCATTTGATCTGAACGGAACAGTTCAAGAACAGCCTGCTGATCATGCAGTTCTAAACTCTAGTGTCTCAAGATATCCAAAGATGGAGCGTGTGAGCTCTGGTGAGTCCGTAGGCATCTCCAAAGATGATGTGGAGAAAATTCAG GTTGACTGCCTCGCAGCAACTGCTTTGGAGCTTCTTTTGAAGCTCAAGAGACACCTGAAAATTGTGTATGGCCTTAATGATGCTCGGTGCCAG GCTTTTTCTCCCACTGAACCCCCAAAGCCAGGAGAGGCTTTCTCAAGGCAGAACATTCCTTTTGACATGAGTCAAACAGGCACCAGTTTGCCGTCCACCTATCAAGATTTGGTTCAGAGATATCAG GAATTCAAGGGAGCCTTAAAGGAGGATACTGTCGATTACTCAACGTACACAGCAAATATCAAGAGGAAACGACCTGCCCCAAGAAAGGTGAAATCTGGACGTGTGATGGGAGACGATGAAGACGACGATGAAGACGACGACTGGGCATCCGGGGGTCGGAGGCCGGGCAGTGGCAGGAAAGGCAACAGCAGTAGAAGTAGGCACCGGCAATAG